One genomic region from Euleptes europaea isolate rEulEur1 chromosome 6, rEulEur1.hap1, whole genome shotgun sequence encodes:
- the CSRP3 gene encoding cysteine and glycine-rich protein 3 gives MPNWGGGAKCGACDKTVYHAEEIQCNSKSFHKTCFHCMACRKALDSTTVAAHESEIYCKTCYGRKYGPKGIGYGQGAGCLSTDTGDHLGLNLQQSSPKPARPSTPTNPSKFAKKFGDVDKCPRCGKSVYAAEKIMGGGKPWHKTCFRCAFCGKSLESTNVTDKDGEIYCKGKCICYAKNFGPKGIGFGGLTQVEKQE, from the exons ATGCCAAACTGGGGAGGAGGAGCCAAATGTGGTGCCTGTGATAAGACAGTCTATCATGCTGAGGAAATCCAGTGCAACAGCAAGAGCTTTCACAAGACGTGCTTCCATTGCA TGGCGTGTCGAAAAGCTCTGGACAGTACAACGGTAGCAGCTCATGAATCAGAAATCTATTGCAAAACCTGTTATGGGAGAAAATACGGTCCCAAAGGAATTGGATATGGACAAGGTGCAGGCTGCCTCAGCACTGACACCGGAGATCATCTGGGTCTGAATCTGCAGCA ATCGTCACCAAAGCCTGCTCGTCCTTCTACGCCTACCAACCCTTCAAAGTTTGCCAAAAAGTTTGGAGATGTGGACAAATGCCCTCGTTGTGGCAAGTCAGTTTATGCTGCAGAGAAGATAATGGGAGGAGGGAAG CCTTGGCACAAGACATGTTTCCGATGTGCTTTTTGTGGAAAGAGTCTAGAATCTACAAATGTTACAGACAAAGATGGAGAGATCTACTGTAAAGGCAAGTGCA TTTGCTATGCAAAGAATTTTGGACCTAAAGGAATTGGATTTGGTGGCCTCACTCAAGTTGAAAAGCAAGAATAA